From the genome of Podospora bellae-mahoneyi strain CBS 112042 chromosome 2, whole genome shotgun sequence:
caccttctccacaAAACCTAAATTTCTCTCACCACTCCACAACCCAAAATAGCCTCGCCCGGCTAGCTCAATCGGTAGAGCGTGAGACTCTTAAGGAGTACTCCgaaatctcaaggttgtgggttcgacCCCCACGTCGGGCTCAATTCCCGATCTACGATCacttttttgatgttttgaCTGTATGTCTGTACTGCAGACAGGATTGGGTGATATAATGTAATGTGGAGGGAAGGTGTGTCAACTTCTGTTTACAGCAGAGCAGACAGGATCGGGTGATATgatgtggggaggaggatgtggcaACTTCTTTTTGGTTGACTATGAATAACGTACGAGGAGACCTCTGCTCATGGTTTTCCCCGCTTCAGTGCGTATATATATGTGTGTAATGTAGGAGACATTAAACCTCGAACTGGGCGGTATAAGTCTCTTGTACTCGTGCATTTTCACTCTCAGGGTTTTATAGGGCCATGAGAAAGTTCCCTCGAGACAAGTGGTTCATGATGGGCCAACGAGGAACAAATACAGAAGAGGTGTGTTTGGTCATTGACAGACAGGATGATCCTGGAGAGAATTTCTGGACGGTGAGAAGATGGGCAAATAGACAGTCAATGCTTTGTCTTGGTAATTAGATATCAGATCGGTTTGAGCCATCTGAAGTTGTCGTGGCTAGGACCCTGCCGACGGGAACCTAAACCTTCCCGTAGACTCCGGACGACTCCGAATACTAGTATTTCGGCAGTTGATGTCTTGTTTTGAGATGGATCGATCTTCAGCCCCAGGTGAAGGAAGGATCACATTCGCAAAACGTTCCTATTGTGATGATGCGATGTTCGTTCAAGGTGCAGGTGGAGAATGTGACAACGCAAACGGTGAAGAAGGGACCAACAAATGCGACGGAGGTATTAGGTAATACTAGTATTTCGCCGGGTTGGGTGCCGCACCAGCCACGAATGAGGCTGGATGGCTGGAATACTGACAGATTGTGGCTCGGGCAGTGTCATGCAAAGGGACGCGGGAACTGCCGAGTGGTCAATTGGGTTGGTTCAGCTGGGTTAGATTCCCCGCTATTTCTGCTGTGATCCTGCCAATTGTTTTGCGCAGATGGGAGCTCGCTGCTTTCTCGGCCGGCGGgtgagagagcgagagagagagagagagagagacatgGGTCGGGAATGTCGTTGCAGTGTGCCAGCAAAGAGacacagcagcagtagcGAGCAGCAGCGAATCTTGGCCCTTGTCGGATGTCTTTTTGTACCTACCGTGTACAACGATTTTTGGGTGCTGTTTTTTTGTCTCGATCCCGCTCCTTGTCGcgtttcccctcccccttttcgaCCTCAAGGCGCAGtgttctcttttttccccttcttcttcatacCTAGGTGTCCTAGTTTACCTCGCCTCTCTCTTGCGCCCGCCACCTACCATCATATCGAATCATATTCTTACGGTTACACTCCGCGCACCCTGTACGCGCTGCTGCTTGCTCCACACCTCGACTAGGGAATACTAGTATCCAGATCGACCTAAACGACaggggtgttgttgtgtgtggtgggtgtgagCTTGTTGCTCTGCTTTCACACAATTTCCgatcttttttctttttgttgctgttgtcggtTTTGACCCCCAAGTACGATCACGCTCGAAAAGTATATAAGACTGCGCGCGCCTGCCCCGTCGCGTTGTGGTCAAGATGTCTTCTGGGACTAGATATTCTCTGAGGCAGACGCCTAGGTGAGTTGATacttttggtttttttttgttttgtttacaCTACTGTTGCCCAACTTTGCCACCTGTTtacttggtggtggtggtggtctctgGCGCAAACTGGTATCGCGTTTATAGTGTTTACACCCACCTAGGGGaatcaacctccccttttGCGGTGTGGCCGGCTGGAATGCGCCGAGATCATGCCATACCCCTCTACAGCAATTGGTCGGTGATGAACGGGGTTGCTGACAGTATGGAACAGGAAAAAAGAACTGTTTGATGGTATGGTAGAAACGCCTGCTCGCCGCAACACCCGTCGCAAGAATCAGCCCTCTATCGCGGAATCCGACGCCGAGTCTACCTCAGCCTCCGAGACGGTTGCCAGCATGGCCACCAAATCTGTGCGCCAGCGTGGCGTCGCCAAGTTCACCGAGCACGTCGACGAGGTCCCTACGGCCCCCACCACTCCCGAGAGCGACTCCTCCAAgcccctcctcgacaagaaggtcaagaccAATGgcgccgccgagaaggaggagaagattgtCGACGGGTGGAAGCCCGGTATGGACCCCAAGGTTGACCTCTCGGGCGAGTACGAGTTTGGTGGGCCTTGGTTCGTGTCTGTCATGATGATCGGATTCCCTCTTCTCATGTGGTACATGTGGATCGGTGCCGAGTACTATGACGGCAagctccccctccctgaGGCTGGTCAGTCCTGGACCGACTTTGGCAAGCACCTTTACAACCTCTGCTACACTGGCGCGTTCCCCCATGCCAAGGCTTGGGCCATTTACTGGATCTTTTTCGTTGTGGAGGGTGCCATGTACTGCCTGATGCCCGGTGTCTGGGCTTACGGCAAGCCCCTTCCTCACAAGAACGGCGAGCAGCTCAAGTACTACTGCTCAGCCTATGCCTCGTTctacaccaccatcgccctcgtTGCCGGCCTTCACTTTTCCGGCATCTTCCCGCTGtacaccatcctcgacgagTTTGGTCCCCTGCTCAGTGTGTCCATTTTCAGCGGCTGGCTGGTCTCGTTCATCGCCTACTTCTCGGCCCTCTACCGCGGCGCCCAGCACCGCATGTCTGGCAACCACATCTACGACTTCTTCATGGGCGCTGAGCTCAACCCCCGCATGTTTGGCATTCTCGACTTCAAGATGTTCTTTGAGGTGCGCATGCCCTGGTACATCTTGTTCCTCCTGTCGTGCGCCGCCGCGGCCCGCCAGTGGGACCAGTACGGATATGTCTCTGGAGAAGTCGGCTTCCTGGTGCTCGCTCACTACCTTTACGGCAATGCTACTTCCAAGGGCGAGGAGCTGATTGTTTCTTCATGGGACATGTACTATGAGAAGTGGGGCTTTATGTTGATCTTCTGGAACCTGTCCGGTGTTCCCCTGTCGTACTGCCACTGCACCTTGTATCTCGCCAACCACGACCCTTCGACGTACAGGTGGAACAGGTATTTCCTAGTCGCGCTTTATGTGGCGTACCTGTTTGTGTACTGGGTCTGGGACACGACCAACAGCCAGAAGAACGCCTTCAGGGCCATCGAGAAGGGCAAGCTGGTGAAGCGCAAGACATTCCCCCAGCTGCCGTGGCAGGTGGTGAAGAACCCCAAGGTTATCgagacggggttgggggacAAAATTTTGGCGGATGGGTGGTACGGCAAGGCGAGAAAGATTCACTATAGCTGTGATACGTTTTTTGCGCTGAGCTGGGGGTTGATTACTGGGTTTGAGAGCCCATTCCCGTGGTTTTATGGGGTTTTCTTTACGATTATGATTGCGCACAGGGCGTGGAGGGATATTCACCGGTGCAGGGAGAAGTATGGGGAGGCTTGGAAGGAGTATGAGAGGCAGGTGCCTTATTTGTTTATTCCGGTAAGTTTGACATTCATTCTGCGAATCTGGGGttagaaaagggggttgatgCTGACCGGATGTTAGTACGTCTTTTAAAGGGATGCGTGAACAGTGCCcgatgggttggttgtttggagCTGCAGTTGCATTGCAGGTTGTCGGGTAGATGCATCATTGCGGGCAGGTGACACGTGGCCACTACCTCGGGCAAGGTtgaagggggatgggatgaacaGGTGGGATGAGGTTTGAAGTCTAATCCTGAAGAATGAAAGAATTGATGATACGGGACGAACGATGATTTGGGTTAGGATGGGTATGGATACGGGTATGGGATAGGATATCCGATACCTTTGGTAGGATAAGGACGGGACGGACGGACGGACGGACGAAGGGGAATacctggggttggtgatgtgaaaGGAAAAAGGATGGAAAGGAGGGCGGGATGGAGGGTTCAAAATTTGTTTGCTTTGAGTTTGTGTTTTCTGTTGTTGCTTTCTCATTTTTGCACAGCAGGAAGCAGGCGAAAGCAAAAGCGGGCGAGTTATAGTGGGATTTATCTCTTGTTGTAATCGTTAATGCCTTTTTTCGACATttttgggttgtttttttgggggggaagagtTACATGTTTATTGGATTATTTTTGCGTGTCTGCTTTTTGatgtttggtggttttgatgcAAAACTTTGATGTTGGGTCCTCGGATTCATGGGATTGCTGGAGTCATCAAAGACAGGAAGGGGTGTAATGAGCGAGCGAGTTCGTGTAGTTGATTCTTTGTGTGTTGAAAGGGCGTTTTCATGCCCAAGTTAGGTACTtacgatgatgatgatgatgatgatgatgatgatgataatgatgatgggtgCTTGTATGTCTTTCAAAAAGGAATTTCATGGAATTCGTAAACATGTCAGAAGAGCACATACATAGGTAAACTTAGTATTGAAATTTACACATATAATCTACTCTTCTCATCAAGTTCAAAGCTATCCCCCTCCAGCCGCCCCCACCTTTTCTTTGGCCGCCCATATTTCGCTTAAATCAACTCTGTCGAAAAACAAATACTCCCGGTTACAAACAGTCtaagagaaaaaagagagtGGGTATCTACAGCAATCCTACATCCTTTcacacagcagcaaagaaaaacgccaaaaccaaaaaccaCATGCTAGCCAACCCTCGCTATACGTgtttccctctcctcattTACCACCCATTTTTCTTCCCACACCAAtcctcaaacccccctcttcctcagaTCAACCATCAtaacctccctcgcctcctccatcccctgcccctccctcccaccaacctcgtcccTCACCCTAAGGGAAGGCCCggtcttcatctcctcccacccctccctgccatcccacctccccgccttgGTGTAATCGCCCCTCGTCCCCCCCGAAACCCACGCAAAACGAAAGTATTCCGGCTCGTCCTTCACTAACCCTTTTGGCCGTGTCCACGTAACATTCGACACCACCCCACTGCTCCCAGCCCCGGGCGCAGAgttgccatcatcaaaataTGTCCTAAACCTCTCCACGTCATTGACCAACACGCTGATGCCATCGTATGACGGGGCGGGCGGTGCTTCCCATGAGAAGGTTAtgctggtgttgggagaAATCTTCGGCTCATCAATCACCGGAAGAGGCGACTGAATCGGCGCATCCCCCCTCAGAGCGAGCGCAGTCTGCAAAACCGGATCGAACCCCCATCTCGCGATCCCGTTGATAAACAACCCCAGCAAAAGACCCTGAAACAACAACGACGGGCGAGTCTGAAGCGAGGTGCCCGGCAGGAGCAAAAGCGCGAGGATGTAATGATGAATACGCAAGTTCTGacccggcagcagcaagaaaatAATCAAGCAAACAGCAAACAACCCGTACAGTTTGAGGTGAGACCTCAACCTTGCTTCTTGCCTGAAAAACCAGATCTGGAAGACCACAgcaaagaagaggacgatgatgatgattgccAAAGCGGCGCGGGCACCGGGTTGTTGGTTTATGTCGTGGCTGTTGAGTCgctggatggggatgaagtCAAAGGTGTAGTTTGTCAACGACCCAACCCACGCGCCGCCGAGCCAGAGGATCGTCTTTTCCACGTGGGCGGTCAGGCCTTTGAGGGTGCGCCGGATGcccatcttgtcgtacatCACCCAGGCGACGAACATGGCCGGGAGGTAGAGGCCGATTTcgcgggagaagagggaggcaaGGTCGGTGTAATTAGGAGTGTCCATTGCCATCCCGACTGTCCAGAACAGGCCGCTGAAttgggtgaagaagaagaggcctGGGTGGCTgacgaagagggagaagactGTCGTGAAAACGAccgagatggcgaggagggacCAGCGGGGGTCACGGGAGGAGCATTCGACGTCGGGTTCGAAGGTGAAGCTGAGGGGGAAGTAGGAGTCGAAGGGGACCGAGGTGATGCCATTGCGCTTGGTGCTGTTGTAGTTGGATTGGAGTCCCACCAGGCGGACGACACCACAACCGCCTGTGGCATCCGAGATGACGCCCGCATGGATGGCAGAGCCGCAGATGAAGGAATCGCCTCTGTAGATGGCCGGTCCGTCTCCATCAGCAGGAGGCCCGCCGACGACCAGCGGCTTGTAGATGACTTCTTGATCGCCAACCGCCCGGGGATTCAACACCTGGTAACTCCCACAGTTGCCTGGGCACCTGAACGGgaaacccccatcatcaaacggTCTGCAGTCGATGCCGTCCAGG
Proteins encoded in this window:
- a CDS encoding hypothetical protein (EggNog:ENOG503NV2D; COG:S); its protein translation is MGETNDIEREAGVNGDSSGTTSTAASSNANILIVDNNHPDAPIREARNADEADSSPPTPRFIQDENSWKRFKWVPYPVRRWIKAGVEWTEGPAVPRRFRIEPLFPQVQQFPIVLLNRYLPNKLHRAALVLVLYVVWIVSFAFTLKNGQSVSEIAEWGRLVKIGCGSTYWIAGNGCGLDGIDCRPFDDGGFPFRCPGNCGSYQVLNPRAVGDQEVIYKPLVVGGPPADGDGPAIYRGDSFICGSAIHAGVISDATGGCGVVRLVGLQSNYNSTKRNGITSVPFDSYFPLSFTFEPDVECSSRDPRWSLLAISVVFTTVFSLFVSHPGLFFFTQFSGLFWTVGMAMDTPNYTDLASLFSREIGLYLPAMFVAWVMYDKMGIRRTLKGLTAHVEKTILWLGGAWVGSLTNYTFDFIPIQRLNSHDINQQPGARAALAIIIIVLFFAVVFQIWFFRQEARLRSHLKLYGLFAVCLIIFLLLPGQNLRIHHYILALLLLPGTSLQTRPSLLFQGLLLGLFINGIARWGFDPVLQTALALRGDAPIQSPLPVIDEPKISPNTSITFSWEAPPAPSYDGISVLVNDVERFRTYFDDGNSAPGAGSSGVVSNVTWTRPKGLVKDEPEYFRFAWVSGGTRGDYTKAGRWDGREGWEEMKTGPSLRVRDEVGGREGQGMEEAREVMMVDLRKRGV
- the ERG4 gene encoding C-24(28) sterol reductase (EggNog:ENOG503NUCD; COG:I; COG:T), with amino-acid sequence MSSGTRYSLRQTPRKKELFDGMVETPARRNTRRKNQPSIAESDAESTSASETVASMATKSVRQRGVAKFTEHVDEVPTAPTTPESDSSKPLLDKKVKTNGAAEKEEKIVDGWKPGMDPKVDLSGEYEFGGPWFVSVMMIGFPLLMWYMWIGAEYYDGKLPLPEAGQSWTDFGKHLYNLCYTGAFPHAKAWAIYWIFFVVEGAMYCLMPGVWAYGKPLPHKNGEQLKYYCSAYASFYTTIALVAGLHFSGIFPLYTILDEFGPLLSVSIFSGWLVSFIAYFSALYRGAQHRMSGNHIYDFFMGAELNPRMFGILDFKMFFEVRMPWYILFLLSCAAAARQWDQYGYVSGEVGFLVLAHYLYGNATSKGEELIVSSWDMYYEKWGFMLIFWNLSGVPLSYCHCTLYLANHDPSTYRWNRYFLVALYVAYLFVYWVWDTTNSQKNAFRAIEKGKLVKRKTFPQLPWQVVKNPKVIETGLGDKILADGWYGKARKIHYSCDTFFALSWGLITGFESPFPWFYGVFFTIMIAHRAWRDIHRCREKYGEAWKEYERQVPYLFIPYVF